In Candidatus Sysuiplasma jiujiangense, the following are encoded in one genomic region:
- a CDS encoding proteasome subunit beta, whose protein sequence is MAGTIQSTGTTTLGFKWKDGILVATDRRATMDTMISSKNTTKLHRISDHIVATIAGGLGDSQHVVRVLQAESNIFKFKNGFEISVGGISTLLANMLNQTKFYPEYTFPIVAGVDKTGSHVYSVDPAGGAEEDDFISVGSGSPYVYGVMEDRYKSTDLPREEALDLAVRAICAALKRDSATGNGIDVVSVSQKEFFKWADRDITKLASRYGVNF, encoded by the coding sequence ATGGCAGGCACAATTCAGTCGACAGGGACAACAACACTGGGATTCAAATGGAAGGACGGCATCCTCGTGGCGACCGATCGCAGGGCAACGATGGACACAATGATCAGCTCAAAGAACACAACCAAGCTCCACCGGATAAGCGATCACATTGTAGCAACTATAGCCGGCGGGCTTGGAGACAGCCAGCACGTCGTAAGGGTTCTTCAGGCTGAAAGCAACATTTTCAAGTTCAAGAACGGCTTCGAGATCAGTGTTGGCGGAATATCCACACTCCTAGCAAACATGCTCAATCAGACCAAATTCTATCCGGAATATACATTTCCCATAGTGGCGGGTGTCGATAAAACAGGATCTCACGTCTATTCTGTCGACCCGGCCGGCGGGGCGGAAGAGGACGACTTCATATCGGTGGGATCAGGCTCACCATACGTTTACGGTGTTATGGAGGACAGATATAAGTCAACCGATCTGCCAAGGGAAGAAGCCCTTGACCTTGCTGTCAGGGCCATCTGCGCCGCACTGAAAAGGGATTCGGCCACTGGAAACGGCATAGATGTCGTTTCTGTGAGCCAGAAAGAGTTCTTCAAATGGGCTGACAGGGATATAACCAAACTCGCATCAAGATACGGCGTTAACTTCTGA
- a CDS encoding metal-sulfur cluster assembly factor — protein sequence MPTEEEVLETLRECYDPEIPINIVDLGLVYNVSIEDGKVSVTMTLTAPGCPVSGMLKDDVTSKLLSINGVKEANVDIVWEPVWTPEKMSEDAKRQLGWMT from the coding sequence ATGCCTACCGAAGAAGAAGTGCTCGAAACTTTGAGAGAATGTTACGATCCTGAAATACCCATCAACATAGTGGATCTTGGGCTCGTTTACAACGTTTCAATCGAGGACGGCAAGGTTTCGGTGACAATGACACTGACAGCCCCTGGGTGTCCTGTCAGCGGTATGCTGAAGGATGATGTAACTTCGAAACTGCTCTCCATAAACGGTGTGAAAGAGGCAAACGTGGATATTGTCTGGGAACCCGTCTGGACCCCGGAAAAAATGTCTGAAGATGCAAAGAGGCAACTCGGCTGGATGACCTGA
- a CDS encoding MBL fold metallo-hydrolase, whose amino-acid sequence MKSKEWQNEAVKLTIPFSEPGLSTSMLLEVKGEDERQILVECGDGTSSFLFSKYGRNSARYETLSDVLISHEHMDHAGGIPSFLLLMEVAGRTADLNIFTPCGDSGFIGNVIRQIQPKLHFIVNVASSYDKFSYPVKSPVVFRSFRTRHRDSFPSNRCGDIVPSNGYCITVNGSKLVFSGDTGPCRELEEECSGAELAVIESTWDKPVDCDSLHLTVAQAKRYGSLAKDHILIHPVRDV is encoded by the coding sequence ATGAAAAGCAAAGAATGGCAAAACGAAGCTGTAAAGCTCACGATTCCATTCTCAGAGCCGGGTCTTTCCACCTCAATGCTGCTGGAGGTCAAGGGGGAAGACGAGAGGCAGATTCTGGTTGAATGCGGTGACGGCACGTCCAGCTTCCTATTTTCGAAGTACGGTCGGAATTCTGCGAGGTACGAAACGCTGTCTGACGTACTGATATCGCATGAGCACATGGATCATGCAGGCGGAATACCTTCATTTCTGCTTCTCATGGAAGTTGCGGGAAGAACAGCAGATCTGAATATTTTTACGCCGTGCGGTGACAGCGGTTTCATAGGGAACGTTATCAGGCAAATTCAGCCGAAATTGCACTTTATCGTCAATGTGGCAAGTTCATATGACAAATTCAGTTACCCGGTCAAATCACCAGTCGTATTCCGGAGTTTCAGAACACGGCACAGAGACAGCTTTCCTTCCAACAGGTGCGGTGACATAGTTCCTTCAAATGGGTACTGCATAACGGTTAACGGCAGTAAACTCGTTTTTTCGGGTGATACGGGACCGTGCAGGGAACTGGAGGAGGAGTGCAGCGGAGCCGAACTGGCGGTTATCGAGTCGACGTGGGATAAGCCGGTTGACTGCGATTCGCTTCATCTTACGGTCGCACAGGCAAAACGATACGGTTCATTGGCAAAAGATCACATATTAATCCATCCGGTCAGGGATGTCTGA
- a CDS encoding PKD domain-containing protein → MKKVILASVMVVLLSASLIQLSSFPPTGRSPDFYLPVNSDGLPVPAGSASVHKLDDATFHILVSLKLNHEQALATLIAEQSNPASYNYHAFLSPAQFDSRFSPTESQVHAVTDYLQSHGIHVLHVASDRLLLEATATPSSVSSAFGVTMISFTLQGKTYYTAAGTVTVPFQIAPLVNGIEGLQNFDVASHPALYVNNSAAPYYTPPSGPDASPPYNPATIHEAYNFTGIYSDGYSGSGTAVSIVTAYAFSNSTVANFDNTFSIVPKRINVLQPYGQTSQLDLETTLDTEWMSSTAPNATINVIEGPNPQLSTFTELFNYVVEHNLSSVMTTSWGTPESQTPTSTMSSDNQTFMQAAAEGITTFAASGDFGAYDNTSSPTVDFPASSPFVTGVGGTWLNLTQSGSNVAVSSETGWNRSGGGVSTVFSRPSWQTGYGDFVSGGGREVPDVSLNAKPSSGYFVYYNNTWDEAGGTSFGAPIWGGIISLENQVRLAKSEGPIGFLNPAIYKILNSANYSVSFNDVTSGYNGYYSAGPGYDMVTGIGTPSVYNLLLVLARQPTQPLAAHATGSPSWGDIPLSVSLYANITGGLRPYNINWAINNSSGGWRTFNSSAATVAKISHAGNYSFRLTVTDNASETSVSFFNVTAYSAPGNTMSAALSGTPSNGDAPLAVSFSTAVSNEPFGVISTSFDYAFGDGSYLNDSGSATATHVYSSGDTISALVTVYALDTGAPNGYYTAQSIFSIAVYPHLAVSINSSRLGGSYPLRITFTAVVAGGRQPYAASWQYANQSVVYRSSGMSLNVTYTAVGNYSLFLTVKDYYGSSANASETIRVFPPLNGIITVLPSSNGVAPYNATFNASVSGGSGVYFYSWHFGGGAVSSGNPVNHVFASGGTYRVKLIVTDTAGDTVNITTQLTIQGLGLIPLLENHTTLIILFLTIIIAATASYFIVRKK, encoded by the coding sequence ATGAAAAAAGTCATACTAGCCTCGGTAATGGTTGTTCTTCTTTCTGCAAGCCTGATTCAATTGTCCTCTTTCCCGCCTACAGGAAGATCTCCTGATTTCTACCTTCCGGTAAATTCCGATGGTCTGCCTGTTCCAGCCGGCTCTGCGTCTGTCCATAAACTCGATGATGCAACGTTTCACATTCTGGTATCGCTCAAACTGAACCATGAGCAGGCGCTTGCCACGCTGATTGCGGAACAATCGAATCCTGCAAGCTACAATTACCATGCGTTTCTTTCGCCCGCGCAGTTTGATTCCCGTTTTTCTCCGACTGAGTCCCAGGTGCACGCTGTGACGGACTATCTTCAGAGCCACGGGATTCATGTGCTGCACGTGGCTTCGGACAGGCTTCTCCTGGAGGCAACTGCGACACCTTCCTCTGTGTCCTCCGCTTTTGGAGTAACTATGATTTCATTCACTCTTCAAGGCAAAACTTACTATACCGCAGCAGGCACCGTCACCGTCCCTTTTCAGATAGCGCCCCTGGTAAACGGAATAGAGGGTCTCCAGAATTTTGATGTTGCATCCCATCCCGCCCTTTATGTTAACAATTCGGCAGCTCCATATTATACGCCTCCGTCAGGACCGGATGCTTCACCACCATACAACCCCGCAACAATACATGAGGCGTATAATTTTACCGGCATTTACAGTGACGGATATTCGGGTTCGGGCACTGCTGTTTCAATTGTAACAGCCTACGCTTTCAGTAATTCAACGGTTGCAAATTTCGACAATACATTTTCGATTGTGCCAAAGAGAATAAATGTGCTCCAGCCGTACGGGCAAACTTCACAGCTGGATCTTGAAACGACTCTTGACACTGAATGGATGAGTTCAACAGCTCCCAACGCAACAATCAATGTAATTGAGGGGCCGAATCCGCAGCTGTCCACGTTTACAGAGCTTTTCAACTATGTTGTCGAACACAATCTCTCCTCTGTAATGACAACGAGCTGGGGAACTCCCGAGAGTCAGACACCTACGTCAACAATGTCTTCCGATAACCAGACATTCATGCAGGCGGCCGCGGAAGGTATCACAACCTTCGCTGCAAGCGGAGATTTCGGCGCATATGACAATACGTCTTCTCCAACTGTCGACTTCCCTGCTTCGTCGCCGTTCGTGACCGGAGTGGGCGGGACATGGCTTAACCTGACACAATCCGGAAGCAATGTCGCAGTCTCTTCCGAGACAGGATGGAACAGGAGCGGAGGAGGCGTAAGCACTGTCTTCAGCAGGCCTTCCTGGCAGACAGGATATGGAGATTTTGTATCTGGCGGCGGAAGGGAGGTACCTGACGTTTCCCTTAATGCGAAACCGAGCAGCGGCTACTTCGTATATTACAACAACACATGGGATGAGGCCGGCGGAACGAGTTTTGGTGCACCTATCTGGGGCGGAATAATTTCACTGGAGAACCAGGTCCGGCTTGCAAAAAGTGAGGGACCAATTGGTTTCCTGAATCCAGCCATTTACAAAATTCTCAACAGCGCCAATTATTCAGTTTCATTCAATGATGTCACTTCGGGTTACAACGGCTACTACAGCGCAGGACCGGGATATGATATGGTCACCGGCATCGGTACTCCGTCCGTCTACAATCTCCTTCTTGTGCTGGCGAGACAGCCGACACAACCACTCGCAGCACATGCAACCGGCTCTCCCTCCTGGGGAGACATTCCGCTCTCTGTTTCGCTGTATGCAAACATAACCGGCGGCCTGCGTCCGTACAACATAAACTGGGCTATAAACAACTCATCGGGAGGATGGAGAACATTCAACAGCTCGGCAGCCACGGTAGCTAAGATTTCGCACGCAGGAAACTATTCATTTCGCCTTACTGTGACAGATAACGCATCCGAAACATCCGTTTCATTTTTCAACGTGACAGCGTACAGCGCGCCGGGGAATACAATGTCGGCGGCCCTTTCCGGAACTCCTTCAAACGGGGACGCACCTCTCGCCGTCTCTTTTTCCACCGCTGTCAGCAATGAACCGTTCGGAGTCATTTCCACTTCATTCGATTATGCATTCGGTGATGGCTCGTACCTGAACGATTCCGGTTCGGCGACTGCGACACATGTTTATTCCAGCGGCGACACGATTTCTGCTCTTGTGACCGTGTATGCGCTGGATACGGGAGCACCGAACGGCTACTACACTGCACAATCTATTTTCAGCATAGCTGTTTATCCCCACCTTGCCGTTTCAATAAATTCGAGCAGACTGGGAGGCAGCTATCCGCTGCGTATAACATTCACGGCTGTGGTTGCTGGCGGCAGACAGCCATATGCCGCTAGCTGGCAGTATGCCAACCAGTCCGTAGTTTACAGATCTAGCGGTATGTCGCTCAACGTCACCTACACTGCTGTGGGAAACTATTCACTGTTTCTGACAGTGAAGGACTATTACGGATCGTCCGCAAACGCCTCCGAAACCATACGCGTCTTCCCTCCTCTGAACGGAATCATAACTGTCCTGCCTTCAAGCAACGGTGTTGCACCGTACAATGCTACCTTCAACGCCAGCGTTTCCGGGGGTTCAGGCGTCTATTTCTACTCATGGCATTTCGGTGGCGGTGCTGTTTCCAGCGGAAATCCCGTAAACCATGTGTTCGCATCAGGTGGCACATATCGTGTAAAGCTTATCGTTACGGATACGGCAGGAGATACCGTCAATAT